The DNA window CTGGATGCGATCATCACCGACGACGGCTTGCAGCACTATGCCTTACAGCGTGACTTCGAGCTGGTGGTCATCGACGGCGTGCGCCGTTTCGGCAATGGCTGGTGGTTACCGGCCGGGCCGATGCGCGAGCGTGCCGCGCGGCTTGGCAGCGTCGATGCGCGCGTCGCCAATGGCGGCGTGGCGCAGGCGGGAGAGATTGCCATGCGCCTGCAGGCGCGTGACGCGGTGAACCTGCTGAGCGGTGAACGTCGCCCGGCGGCCGAGCTGCCGCGCGTGGTGGCTATGGCGGGTATCGGTCATCCGCCGCGTTTCTTCGCGACGTTGGAAAAACTGAACGTCGAGGTGGTGCAGGAAGTGGCGTTTGCCGATCATCAGGAATATCAGCAGCCGCAGCTGGCGGCGCTGGCTGCAGCCGATCAGACGCTGCTGATGACGGAGAAGGACGCGGTGAAGTGTCGCGCCTTTGCCCAGCCTAATTGGTGGTATTTGCCGGTTGATGCGGTGCTACCGTCCGCTCAGGCTGAGCAACTGCTGCAGGATATCGAATCTCTACTGACTAAATAATCTCAGGACGCCAGCGTGATAAGCCCCAGGGCTTGCGCGCAGGCTTCCAGCGAACGCTGCTGGGTTTGCTGATACAGTGCCAGCTCATCGATCACCTCACTGCCCAACGCTTGTTCAAACGCTGCGCGGCTGGAAGTCGCGTTGTATTGCGCGTGGCGGCTGTCCCCCAGATTCGACTGGAAAATCCCCGCCGCGCTGACCGGCAGAAAATCTTCATACACCAGCGGCTGGAAGCGAACGTGTTCTTTCTCGATCAGTTGTTCCAGGGTGCTGTGCTTATCCAGCGACTCTTTGGCCGCCAGGCCGCATTCGGTCGGGAAATAGCGGAACCAGGCCAGCTGTTGCTCACGCAGCGTAGCGTAATCGTCCGGAAACGCCCGGAAGTTTTCCTCCAGCAATTGATAGTAGCGCTCGGCATTCTTCTCGCTCGGCGGCGCCTGTAGCGCATCGTTGGTCGCCTGCAGCAAACGGTCGTAAAGTTCGCGTCCTTTAGGCGTCAGCGCCACGCCGCGTTGTTCGATCTCGCCGAAGCGTGCGGTGTGATGACCGGCGATGGCGTGGCCGTCGTGCTCAACGAAATCGACGCTTTCTTCCAGCGCTTTGAAGCTGGTTTGGCGCAGCAGGATCGCGCGGCGGCGGCGCGGTGGGCCCTCGATGACTGCTTTGGGCGTAATACCGCGGCCGGGCATCGCCTGCTGAACGCGATCGATATCCAGCGTGCGTGGTGTCAGGTGGTTGATATGTGGCCCTTTAAACGCTACCACGTCAGCGATCAGGCGATGCTGATCGTGCAGTTGCCGGTATTCTTCGGCGCTGACCGTCGCTTGGTTGTGCCAGCGGAAAGTTTCCAGCGCTTGCTCGACAAATTCCTGCGCCTGCACTTCATTCAATCCGCCTTGCGCTTCCTGCAGCGCGATCAGCTCCAGCGCGCGATCGGTAAAGATGCGGCGGCGTGCCAGCAAGCGCTCGGCCAGCGCACGCAGCGCGGGATCCTCTATCAGTTCCAGGCGCAGCAGGGAGGTGAACACGCGGAAAGGACTGATCTGCAGAGCGTCTTCGTGTACGGCGCGAAAAGCGGTGGAGTGCACCGGAACGCCTGCTACCGACAGGTCATAGTAACCGACCGGCGCCATGCCCATCACCCGAAACAGGCGGCGCAGGGTGGTCAGCTCGCCTGCAGTGCCGACCCGGATTGCGCCGTGGCGCTCCATGGCCAGGCGTTCTATCTCGCCGGTGATTTGCAGTTGATGAGCCAGTGCGGCGTCTTCGCGCAGAACCTGCCGGTTGGTTTCCGCCACCAGCTCCAGCAGATCGCCGTACAGCGGTACCTCTTTTTGATACATGTCCGACATCGCGTGAGAGAATCTGGCGCGGATTTCATTAGGTGAAACGAACTGCTGGGCGGTCATGCGCATAGCTCCTTGATTCAGCATAATCTGAAAAATCGTGTTTTTAGCGGCAAAAGTGCTGGCGAAAAAGCCGTCTGCCTTGTTTTCCCCTCAAGTTTAGCCATCTGATTTGGGATTTGTTATAGACGCGGCAAGCATATTAGAGTTTTATGCGTTAGCTCTCATTTGCAGCGCACAGGCGGGCAAACGATGCCCTGGTGAGCGGAGGGGCGCGGTGGTTCGGACGCGGCGACCGTTAAATTAAGTCATGTGTATTCAGGGGGATAAAAATAAATCGGGCGTAATAGCGAATTTAATGCAATAAACCTCTTGTGCATTCACCAGTTTTATGAGTAAATGCAAGTCGGCCTGTAATTCAGACCTATTTATGTTCGAGTTTAGAGTTAAGCAGTTCCTCCAAAAACGTTATCATTCGATTCCGCTTCAAAGACGAACCTTCTAAGTACCTCCCATAAGTAATGTTTCTGAAATGGTCTCAATTGCCTCTTATGGCAGGTTTTGTAAATATATTTAAAGGTAAAAGTAATGTCTAAGAAGACGGGTCAGGTTAAGTGGTTCAACGAAAGCAAAGGTTTTGGTTTCATTGAGCAGCACGACGGTGGCAAAGATGTATTCGTACACTTCTCCGCTATCATGACCGATGGTTTCAAGACCCTGGCTGAAGGCCAGCGTGTCGAGTACACCATCCAGGACAGCCCGCGCGGGCCGGCTGCCGCCAACGTAGTTGCTCTGTAAGAAGACAGGGAACGCGTATAAGAGATCTTAATACAACCATGGTGACGCCTCAGCGCTGAGTCATGCGGAAGATATTAAGTTCAACAAGCCCGCCTTCGTGCGGGTTTTTTATTTTTTGCTCACGAGAGGTTTGTTACGAAAAACTTTAGGATGGGCTGGTAGCGTCCAGACAATATAAAAATGACGTTGTCAAGGATGCTCAAGTAAAAGGATATAAGTTATGTTTAAAAATACTGTGTTAAAAATGGGCCGCGTGAAATGGTTTAATCAGGCCGAAGGCTATGGTTTTATTTCACCGGTAGATGGCAGCGACGAAATCTATGTCAATCGCAACGCTATCGCCAACACCAAAAATAAGTCGTTGAACGAAGGTCAGAACGTAGAGTTCTCGATCTATCGCAGCTCACATGGGCTGTCCGCGGCAGACGTTATCGCGTTCTGATCGCACCCTCCTTCCTCGCCAGTGCCGGTGTCGCCACCCGCAAGCACTGGCGAAGATAAATCTCTCGATATCCACTATTATCAGGCCATTGCCTACTTGCCACGGATATCAGGATGACCACCCCGATAATTTCCCTTACCGCCGCTCGCGCGCTGCACCTTGCCGCTCAGGGGCTGCTTTCTCGGCTTAAGCGCCAGGCTCGGCCCGATGACGTCGTGAACGCGATCCAGCGCATGGGGCTGTTACAAATCGATACCATTAGCGTCGTCGCCCGCAGCCCGTATCTGGTGTTGTTCAGCCGTTTGGGGGCCTATCAGCCGGAATGGCTGGAGCAGGCGCTCGCCGGCCGCAAGCTGTTCGAGTATTGGGCGCACGAAGCCTGTTTCCTGCCGATCGAGGATTTTGGTCTGCTGCGGCACCGCATGCTGGCGCCTCATGATATGGGCTGGAAATATTCCGCCGACTGGGTGCAGCAACACCAGGCGGCGATGGACAGCCTGCTGCGGCACATCGAACAACAGGGGCCGGTGCGCTCCGCCGATTTCAGCGCCGAGAAAAAGGGCAACAGCGGATGGTGGGACTGGAAACCGGAGAAACGACATCTGGAGATCCTGTTTACTGCCGGCAAGCTGATGGTGGCCGAGCGTCGCAACTTCCACCGGGTTTACGATCTGACCGAAAGGCTGTTGCCGGCCTGGGACGATGCGCGCCATACGCTGCCTGTGGAGCAGGCGCGCAGGCAGATGCTGCGCCGCACCTGCCGCTATCTGGGCATTTTTCGCGCCGAGTGGTTGGCGGACTACTATCGGCTGAAACGCGTGGCGCCAAAAGCCTTGCTGGTAGAGCTGCAGGAGCAGAGGGAGATTACGCCGCTGCAGGTAGAGGGGCTGGAAGGGCCGTTCTATGTGCATGAATCACTGGCGGAACTGCTGCCGTTGGCGGAGCAGGGCAAACTGAAATCGACGGTCACCAGCCTGCTGTCGCCTTTTGATCCCGTGGTTTGGGATCGGCGTCGGGCGCTCGAGCTGTTCAACTTTGACTATCGGCTGGAATGTTATACGCCGAAAGAAAAACGTCGCTATGGCTACTTCACCTTGCCGGTGCTGCATCGCGGTGAGCTGGTGGGGCGTATTGACGCCAAGGCGCACCGCCGCCAGGGAGTGTTTGAGATCATCAGCTTCCATGCGGAGCCGCGGGTGCGCTTCGGCCAACAGCGGGCCCAGGATATCCGGCTGGCCATCGCGCGTACGGCCAAATGGCACGGTGCGCAACGCGTTGCGCTGGGCGACATTCCGGCGGCGTTGGCCGCTGAATGGGGGGACGGCTGGGAAGTGGGATAACGAGCGACGCCGTCGATGGGGTAAAACGAAGTTCAGCGCCGCTCGTTACAAAGGGGCTCAGTGGCTGAAGTTAGCGAACAGAGCGATGATTTTATGCAGACGTTTGATCACGTATTACGGCCTTTTTGTGATTTGTATCACAAAATTCTACGCCGGGATGCGCCCCAGTTCAAGCGGTTGCCCCCGCGCGGTGAGGAAATATCGGTGGGTTGGTGCCACCGGTGATTAACCTGAGGCCGGGCGTTATGCTATCCTCACAGCCTTTCCCAGATGACCTATCCCCTTACGGAGGATGCATGGACCACCGTTTACTCGAAATCGTTGCCTGCCCGGTATGCAACGGCAAACTCTATTTCAATAAAGAAAACCAGGAACTGGTGTGCAAAGCGGACGGATTGGCTTACCCGCTGCGCGACGGCATTCCGGTGCTGTTGGAAAATGAAGCGCGCGCGCTGTCGCTGGATGAGAAGCACGCATGAGTTTTATCGCTATAATTCCCGCCCGCTACGCCTCGACCCGTTTGCCGGGTAAACCGCTGGCCGATATTCACGGCAAGCCGATGGTGGTACACGTGATGGAGCGCGCCCGCGAGTCCGGCGCCAGCCGCGTCATCGTGGCGACCGATCATCCTGAAGTCGCCAAAGCGGTGGAAGCCGCCGGCGGCGAAGTGTGCATGACCAGCCCGGATCACCATTCCGGCACCGAACGTCTGGCGGAAGTGATCGCGCACTACGGCTTTGCCGACGATCAGATTATCGTTAACGTGCAGGGCGACGAACCGCTGATCCCACCGGTGATCGTGCGTCAGGTGGCGGAGAACCTGGCGGGCAGCCAGGCCGGTATGGCGACGCTGGCGGTGCCGATCGAGAGCGCCGAAGAGGCTTTCAACCCCAACGCGGTGAAGGTCGTGATGGACGCTCAGGGCTACGCGCTCTATTTCTCACGCGCCACCATTCCGTGGGATCGCGAGCGTTTCGCCGCGTCGAAAGAGAGCATCGGCGACAGCCTGCTGCGTCATATCGGCATCTACGCGTACCGCGCCGGCTTTGTGCGCCGCTACGTCAGCTGGGCGCCGAGCCAGCTGGAGCAGATCGAGCTGTTGGAACAGCTGCGCGTGCTGTGGTACGGTGAAAAAATCCACGTGGCGGTCGCGAAAGCGATCCCGAGCGTGGGGGTCGATACGCCGGAAGATCTCCAGCGCGTGCGCGACAGCATCCAACCCTGAGCCTGAGTTCGTCGGCGCGCCGCGCAACGCGCCGACGATGCAACACCCCCCATGATTGTTCCCCGTTTTGTTGATCTGCGTTGAAGAATTTTTCCGCTCACCGTTCGATGATGTTACGTATCCCCTTATTAGCCTGAGGTGAATGCCTTATGGAGCAGTTACGCGCTGAACTGAGCATTGTGTTGGGTGAGTCCATCAGCCGGCTGGAGCGGGTGAGCGAGCAGCCTTATGCGCATATGTATTCGCTGTACGATCGGCAGGGCAACGCGATCCCGCTGATGGCGAAAAGCTTTATCTGTCAGGGTATCGCCCAGCAGGAGGCTTACAAGCTGTCGATGCTGGCGCGCGACGGGGATATTCGGCTGCCTACGGTGTACGGCGTGGTGTGCACCCACCAGGCACCGTATACGGAAATCCTGCTGATCGAGCGCCTGCGCGGCGTGTCGGCCGAAGCGCCAACGCGTTCGCCGGATCGCTGGAACATGCTGATGGAGCAGATCGTCGACGGGGTATTGGCCTGGCACCGCATCGACAGCCACGGCAGCGTCGGCAGCGTTGACAGCACGCAGGAGAACGACTGGTTTTTCTGGTATCAACAGCGGGTCGAAGTGCTGTGGGCGACGGTAGTCAATCTCACTACCCCGCAGCTGACCATGGCGGATCGGCGTTTGCTGTACCGCACGCGCGAAGCGCTGACCCATTTCTTCGTCGGCTTCGACGATCCCTGTGTTCTGGTGCACGGTAATCTGTCGCTGCGCAGCATGCTGAAGGATCCCAAAAGCGATCAGCTGTTGGCGATGCTCAATCCCGGCGTGGTGCTGTGGGCGCCGCGCGAATACGATCTTTTCCGCCTGTGCGAGGCGGGTATGCCCAGCCAGCTGCTGTTCCGCTATCTGCAGCGCGCGCCGGTCGCCGACGCTTTCCTGGCGCGGCGCTGGCTGTATGTGGTGTGGGAAGCGGTAGGGCGTTTGGTTCATACCGGCAAGCTGGAGCGGCGGCCGTTCGACTATGCGTCGCAACAGCTGCTGCCCTGGCTGGCCGGTTGAACGGGCCTTACTCTGCGCCGGCGCGATCCGCGCCTTTCAGCCATTGCCACAGGCTGCCCAGCGTTTCATACCAGGCACGTTCGGTATGGCCGAGGAACATCGACGACGGTGTGGCGCGGTCCCAGATATTGAGCGGCGAGTCGATCGCCAACTGGTTGGCCGGCGCCGGGATCGGGTGCAGGCCTTTCGCCTCGAAGAAGCGCATGGCGCGTGGCAAATGGTTGGCGGAGGTCACCAGAATGAACGGTTGCTCGCCGACCAGCTTGGCGACCTGAGCGGCTTCTTCCTCGGTATCGCGCGGTTCCCCCAGGATCACCATATCGCTGCGCGGCACGCCCAGGCTTTCGGCCACCAGCGCCGCCGTGGCGGCGTTGCTTTGCATGCTTCCGGCGGACGCGCCGGTAAACACCATCCTGGCGCCGGGATGTGTAAGGTAAAGCCGCACGCCTTCCGTCACGCGCGGCAGGCTGTTGCCGAGCAAATTCGAGCTGGGTGCCCAATCGGGATTGTAGGTATAGCCCCCGCCCAATACCACGATGTAGCTGACCGGATCGCTGCCGAGATAAGTCTGGTATTGGGCTTCGATCGGCCGCAGCAGTCGGTCGGCCACCGGTTGCAGGCTGAAAAGCAATAAAAACAGCCAGCTCAGCGTGAAAATCGTCTTACCGCTTTTTTGCCAGCGGGTGAACCACAGCAGCAGCAGCGCCAACCCCATCAGCAGCATCAACAACGGTAGCGGCATCAGCAGGGCGCCAAAGAACTTTTTCAGGTTGAACAGCATCGAAAATCAGATCCTTTTGGGTGAAAAAGCGGCATCCAGGCATAAACAGGCCGCAAGAAGATACATTCTAAGCCAGTCTGTGTCAAAATAGCAGGTTTGAATAGGCGTGCGCTTTGCCGCCGACAATAATGAGTTCAGCGGAGCCGTTGTCCATGCAGGATCGCAATTTTGACGATATTGCTGAAAAATTTGCGCGTAATATTTACGGCACCACGAAAGGAAAAATCCGCCAGGCGGTGGTTTGGCAGGATCTGACCGGGCTGCTGGCGCAGTTGCCGCAGCGGCCGCTGCGCATCCTCGACGCCGGGGGCGGTGAAGGCCATATGGCCTGCCAGCTGGCAGAATTAGGACATCAGGTGTTGTTGTGCGATCTTTCTGGTGAGATGATCCAGCGCGCCGCGCAGCTGGCGGAGCAGAAAGGTGTGAGCCAGAACATGCAATTCGTACAAAGTTCTGCGCAGGATATCGCTCAACATTTGGAACAGCCGGTTGATCTGATATTGTTTCATGCAGTGCTTGAATGGATCGCCGAGCCCGAAGCGGCGCTGCAGGCGTTGTATAACTGCCTGACGCCGGGCGGCGCGCTGTCGCTGATGTTCTTCAACGCCAATGGCCTCTTGATGCGCAACGTGGTGTTGGGTAATTTCCAACTGGTGGAGCCCGAGGTCAGACGCCGCCGCAAGCGTTCGCTGTCGCCGCAATACCCGCACGATCCGCTATTGGTCTACGGTTGGCTGGAACAGCTGGGCATGCGTATCAGCGGCAAAACCGGCGTGCGGGTGTTCCACGACTATCTGCAGAGCAGACAGCTGCAAACACAAAAATTTGAAGAGTTACTGGCGCTTGAACAGCACTATTGCCGGCAGGAGCCGTACGTGAGTTTGGGGCGCTACATTCACGTCATGGCGCATAAACCAAACCTGAAGGACGAACTATGAGTGAATTTTCCCAGACAGTACCCGAACTGGTCGCCTGGGCACGGAAAAATGATTTCTCTATTTCGCTCCCTACGGAGCGTCTCGCATTTCTGCTCGCCATCGCCACCCTGAACGGCGAACGGCTGGACGGCGAGATGAGCGAAGGTGAGCTGGTTGATGCATTTCGCCATGTCAGCAAGGGTTTTGAACAGACGCATGAAACGGTGGCGATGCGCGCCAACAATGCGATCAACGACATGGTGCGCCAGCGCCTGTTGAACCGCTTTACCAGCGAACTGGCGGACGGCAACGCGATTTACCGCCTCACGCCGCTGGGTATCGGCATTACCGATTACTATATTCGCCAACGCGAATTCTCCACGCTGCGCCTGTCGATGCAGCTGTCTATCGTGGCGCAGGAGCTCAAGCGCGCCGCCGACGCCGCCGACGAGGGCGGCGACGATTTCCATTGGCACCGCAACGTGTTCGCGCCGTTGAAATATTCGGTGGCGGAAATTTTCGACAGCATCGACATGACCCAACGCGTGATGGACGAGCAGCAGCAGAGCGTGAAAAACGACATCGCGGCGCTACTGAGCAAAGACTGGCGGGCG is part of the Serratia marcescens genome and encodes:
- the lpxK gene encoding tetraacyldisaccharide 4'-kinase, with product MIERIWSGGSLLYLALLPLSWLYGLFSWLIRLSYRCGLRKSWRAPVPVVVVGNLTAGGNGKTPMVIWLVEHLQQRGYRIGVVSRGYGGKSAVYPLVLNQNTSTREAGDEPVLIYQRTGAPVAIAPKRAEAVQALLQHQPLDAIITDDGLQHYALQRDFELVVIDGVRRFGNGWWLPAGPMRERAARLGSVDARVANGGVAQAGEIAMRLQARDAVNLLSGERRPAAELPRVVAMAGIGHPPRFFATLEKLNVEVVQEVAFADHQEYQQPQLAALAAADQTLLMTEKDAVKCRAFAQPNWWYLPVDAVLPSAQAEQLLQDIESLLTK
- the hglS gene encoding 2-oxoadipate dioxygenase/decarboxylase HglS gives rise to the protein MTAQQFVSPNEIRARFSHAMSDMYQKEVPLYGDLLELVAETNRQVLREDAALAHQLQITGEIERLAMERHGAIRVGTAGELTTLRRLFRVMGMAPVGYYDLSVAGVPVHSTAFRAVHEDALQISPFRVFTSLLRLELIEDPALRALAERLLARRRIFTDRALELIALQEAQGGLNEVQAQEFVEQALETFRWHNQATVSAEEYRQLHDQHRLIADVVAFKGPHINHLTPRTLDIDRVQQAMPGRGITPKAVIEGPPRRRRAILLRQTSFKALEESVDFVEHDGHAIAGHHTARFGEIEQRGVALTPKGRELYDRLLQATNDALQAPPSEKNAERYYQLLEENFRAFPDDYATLREQQLAWFRYFPTECGLAAKESLDKHSTLEQLIEKEHVRFQPLVYEDFLPVSAAGIFQSNLGDSRHAQYNATSSRAAFEQALGSEVIDELALYQQTQQRSLEACAQALGLITLAS
- the cspE gene encoding transcription antiterminator/RNA stability regulator CspE — translated: MSKKTGQVKWFNESKGFGFIEQHDGGKDVFVHFSAIMTDGFKTLAEGQRVEYTIQDSPRGPAAANVVAL
- a CDS encoding cold-shock protein produces the protein MFKNTVLKMGRVKWFNQAEGYGFISPVDGSDEIYVNRNAIANTKNKSLNEGQNVEFSIYRSSHGLSAADVIAF
- a CDS encoding winged helix-turn-helix domain-containing protein; the protein is MTTPIISLTAARALHLAAQGLLSRLKRQARPDDVVNAIQRMGLLQIDTISVVARSPYLVLFSRLGAYQPEWLEQALAGRKLFEYWAHEACFLPIEDFGLLRHRMLAPHDMGWKYSADWVQQHQAAMDSLLRHIEQQGPVRSADFSAEKKGNSGWWDWKPEKRHLEILFTAGKLMVAERRNFHRVYDLTERLLPAWDDARHTLPVEQARRQMLRRTCRYLGIFRAEWLADYYRLKRVAPKALLVELQEQREITPLQVEGLEGPFYVHESLAELLPLAEQGKLKSTVTSLLSPFDPVVWDRRRALELFNFDYRLECYTPKEKRRYGYFTLPVLHRGELVGRIDAKAHRRQGVFEIISFHAEPRVRFGQQRAQDIRLAIARTAKWHGAQRVALGDIPAALAAEWGDGWEVG
- a CDS encoding Trm112 family protein yields the protein MDHRLLEIVACPVCNGKLYFNKENQELVCKADGLAYPLRDGIPVLLENEARALSLDEKHA
- the kdsB gene encoding 3-deoxy-manno-octulosonate cytidylyltransferase yields the protein MSFIAIIPARYASTRLPGKPLADIHGKPMVVHVMERARESGASRVIVATDHPEVAKAVEAAGGEVCMTSPDHHSGTERLAEVIAHYGFADDQIIVNVQGDEPLIPPVIVRQVAENLAGSQAGMATLAVPIESAEEAFNPNAVKVVMDAQGYALYFSRATIPWDRERFAASKESIGDSLLRHIGIYAYRAGFVRRYVSWAPSQLEQIELLEQLRVLWYGEKIHVAVAKAIPSVGVDTPEDLQRVRDSIQP
- a CDS encoding YcbJ family phosphotransferase, which codes for MEQLRAELSIVLGESISRLERVSEQPYAHMYSLYDRQGNAIPLMAKSFICQGIAQQEAYKLSMLARDGDIRLPTVYGVVCTHQAPYTEILLIERLRGVSAEAPTRSPDRWNMLMEQIVDGVLAWHRIDSHGSVGSVDSTQENDWFFWYQQRVEVLWATVVNLTTPQLTMADRRLLYRTREALTHFFVGFDDPCVLVHGNLSLRSMLKDPKSDQLLAMLNPGVVLWAPREYDLFRLCEAGMPSQLLFRYLQRAPVADAFLARRWLYVVWEAVGRLVHTGKLERRPFDYASQQLLPWLAG
- the elyC gene encoding envelope biogenesis factor ElyC yields the protein MLFNLKKFFGALLMPLPLLMLLMGLALLLLWFTRWQKSGKTIFTLSWLFLLLFSLQPVADRLLRPIEAQYQTYLGSDPVSYIVVLGGGYTYNPDWAPSSNLLGNSLPRVTEGVRLYLTHPGARMVFTGASAGSMQSNAATAALVAESLGVPRSDMVILGEPRDTEEEAAQVAKLVGEQPFILVTSANHLPRAMRFFEAKGLHPIPAPANQLAIDSPLNIWDRATPSSMFLGHTERAWYETLGSLWQWLKGADRAGAE
- the cmoM gene encoding tRNA uridine 5-oxyacetic acid(34) methyltransferase CmoM: MQDRNFDDIAEKFARNIYGTTKGKIRQAVVWQDLTGLLAQLPQRPLRILDAGGGEGHMACQLAELGHQVLLCDLSGEMIQRAAQLAEQKGVSQNMQFVQSSAQDIAQHLEQPVDLILFHAVLEWIAEPEAALQALYNCLTPGGALSLMFFNANGLLMRNVVLGNFQLVEPEVRRRRKRSLSPQYPHDPLLVYGWLEQLGMRISGKTGVRVFHDYLQSRQLQTQKFEELLALEQHYCRQEPYVSLGRYIHVMAHKPNLKDEL